Genomic window (Syntrophorhabdus sp.):
AACTTCGACAACGTCATCGGTTTTGTCTACCAGAAGGACATAACACGGCACATCTGGAGGACCCAGGAGCCCTTCGAGCTGGAGAAGATCCTGAAGCGCCCCTTCTTCGTCCCTGCCACCATGGAGGTCAGCGTCCTGCTCAAGCAGATGCAGCGCACGCGCCGCCACCTGGCGGTCGTCATCGACGAGTACGGCTCGGCCGTTGGCATCATCACCCTCGAAGACATCATGGAAGAGATCTTCGGCGAGATCATGGACGAGACCGACGTCGACGACAAGGTCGAGCGCCAACGGGACGGCTCCTACCTCATCGACGCGTCCTATTCCGTCCGCGACCTCAACGACCGCCTGAACCTCGACCTCCCCGAATCCCCCGATTACGAGACCTTAGGCGGTTTCATAACCACCCAGCTCCAGGGCCTCGCCAAGGGCGGTGAGATCATCCACCACGCCCGCCACCGCTTCACCGTCGTCGACATAGACGGCAGAAGGATAGTGAAGGTCAAGTTCGAAAGGGTGAAGTGAGAGGGATGGGGAATAGGGGGAAGAGATTGGAAGTCTCTGAGCTCTGAACTAAACGCAACTGAGCATCCGGTCGGAATGGGACAGGATCTGATCAGAAACCGAGTTCGCTGTGCGAGCCCAGGCGAACCAGATCCAGGTGTTCATTGTCAGGTTTGCGGTAGATCAGAATGAGATCGGGCCTGATGTGACAGTCGCGGTGATCGGCCCATTCGCCAACCAACGGGTGATCGACACTCTGAATGGGCAGGGGTATGTCTGATGCGAGGA
Coding sequences:
- a CDS encoding type II toxin-antitoxin system YafQ family toxin; its protein translation is MREIRYTSRFKRDYRREKSGRHGKTLDADLMHVVDLLASDIPLPIQSVDHPLVGEWADHRDCHIRPDLILIYRKPDNEHLDLVRLGSHSELGF